From Primulina huaijiensis isolate GDHJ02 chromosome 15, ASM1229523v2, whole genome shotgun sequence, one genomic window encodes:
- the LOC140960088 gene encoding scarecrow-like protein 32 — translation MVQFTETLPPLNQIRPFPSLPMNKNQLFGARPWPGFPTPKSVGNFGDANCMEQLLIHCANALENNDATLAQQILWVLNNIAPPDGDSNQRLTCGFLRALIARAAKIGTCKLLTAVANVQANDLAMNNHKFSIIELAGFVDLTPWHRFGFTAANAAVLEAVEGYSVVHIVDLSLTHCMQIPTLIDSMSTRLDPPPLIKLTVAGTMEDFPPMLDLSYEELGLKLINFARSRNIIMDFRVIPSSSKNGFSSLIEELKLQHFVRAQNGEALVINCHMMLHYIPEETLSNIPNPPQISIRTSSRLSLRTMFLESIRGLEPTIVILVDEDADFTSSSLVYRLRSAYNYLWIPYDTMDTFLPRGSKQRQWYEADICWKIENVISNEGPQRVERLEPKSRWVQRMHDASFRGVGFSEDAILEVKSMLDEHAAGWGVKKEEEDVVLTWKGHNVVFATAWLPVI, via the coding sequence ATGGTGCAATTCACTGAAACATTACCCCCATTGAATCAAATTCGTCCATTTCCATCTCTTCCAATGAACAAGAACCAGCTTTTCGGGGCCCGGCCCTGGCCAGGATTCCCGACGCCGAAATCCGTGGGAAATTTCGGGGATGCGAATTGCATGGAACAGTTGCTGATTCACTGCGCAAACGCCCTGGAAAACAATGACGCGACTCTTGCTCAACAAATCTTGTGGGTTCTCAACAATATTGCTCCTCCGGACGGGGACTCGAATCAGCGGCTGACTTGCGGTTTCCTCCGAGCCCTCATCGCTCGCGCCGCCAAGATTGGAACCTGCAAATTGCTCACCGCCGTGGCTAATGTCCAAGCAAATGATCTGGCCATGAACAATCATAAATTCTCTATCATCGAGCTCGCGGGATTCGTGGACTTGACTCCGTGGCACAGGTTCGGTTTTACGGCCGCTAATGCGGCGGTTCTGGAAGCTGTCGAAGGTTACTCTGTGGTTCACATAGTTGACTTGAGTTTAACACATTGCATGCAAATTCCTACCCTTATTGATTCCATGTCCACGCGGCTCGACCCACCTCCGCTGATCAAGCTTACGGTAGCCGGTACCATGGAAGATTTCCCTCCAATGTTAGATCTCTCATACGAGGAACTAGGcctgaaattaattaatttcgcAAGATCCCGCAATATCATAATGGACTTTAGAGTCATTCCTTCGAGTTCTAAAAATGGGTTCTCTTCTTTGATCGAGGAACTCAAACTGCAACATTTTGTACGTGCCCAAAATGGCGAGGCACTAGTGATAAATTGTCACATGATGCTTCACTACATCCCAGAAGAAACCCTATCAAATATTCCGAATCCACctcaaatttcgatccgaaccTCGTCCAGGCTGTCACTTCGAACCATGTTTCTCGAGTCCATACGTGGTTTGGAGCCGACAATAGTCATATTAGTTGACGAAGATGCAGATTTCACATCAAGCAGCCTAGTGTACAGATTAAGATCAGCTTACAATTATCTATGGATACCCTATGATACAATGGACACTTTTCTTCCGCGGGGAAGCAAGCAGAGACAGTGGTATGAAGCGGACATTTGTTGGAAAATAGAGAACGTGATTTCGAACGAGGGACCTCAGAGAGTTGAGAGGCTCGAACCAAAGAGCAGATGGGTGCAAAGAATGCACGATGCTAGTTTTCGAGGTGTAGGATTCAGCGAAGATGCGATTTTAGAGGTGAAGAGTATGTTGGACGAGCATGCGGCTGGTTGGGGTgtaaagaaagaagaagaagatgtcgTGCTTACATGGAAAGGACACAATGTAGTTTTCGCTACTGCTTGGTTGCCTGTAATTTGA
- the LOC140959818 gene encoding uncharacterized protein: protein MESRFLNPYDKEYMKMAMLKHEETFRDQVNELHRLYRIQKILMKEIAKNRHRPWKCLDLENRAVEFIFSEPAGGKCRVLEVEDDHENDLELTLGPKSYNQKKIKAAEQTVASDLGPSLSSSKRTRNSTREELLSQKKWAGLEMSNLSNQERLDHPHWHFKVLSLNKA from the exons ATGGAGTCGAGGTTTCTGAATCCATACGACAAGGAATACATGAAAATGGCGATGCTAAAGCACGAGGAAACATTTCGGGATCAG GTTAATGAGCTACATCGTCTGTATCGAATCCAGAAAATATTGATGAAGGAGATTGCTAAAAACAGGCACAGGCCGTGGAAATGTCTGGACCTAGAGAATCGGGCTGTGGAGTTCATATTTTCAGAACCCGCGGGAGGAAAATGTAGGGTTTTAGAGGTTGAAGATGATCATGAAAATGATCTTGAGCTGACGTTGGGCCCGAAGAGCTACaatcaaaagaaaattaaagCTGCTGAGCAGACTGTTGCATCAGATCTCGGGCCGAGTCTTTCTTCTTCGAAGAGAACAAGAAATTCAACTAGAGAAGAATTGTTGAGCCAGAAGAAATGGGCCGGGCTGGAAATGAGTAACTTATCAAATCAAGAAAGATTAGATCATCCCCATTGGCATTTCAAGGTCTTGAGCTTGAATAAGGCTTGA
- the LOC140958211 gene encoding BTB/POZ domain-containing protein SR1IP1-like, with product MIEIPDVPGGAEAFELAVKFCYGTGFEITSENIAMLRCAAEFLEMTEDYGTGNLIQRTESYLNEAELKTVSGAVSILHSSENLLPVAEEVRLVSRSIDTISIIMCHDSSQRAAAWWGEDLAVLRIDMFQRVLIALIARGFNQHDLAQIVMLYAQRSLRGLEIFGKGRKKIEPRQEHEKRVVLETIVSLLPRAKNLISVSFLSMLLRASIYLETTAACQLDLERRVASHLAQAALDDLLIPSYSCTGDTLFDVEAVLRITKNFFECEREMNKIGYNFNEAEDYNSPSASDMERVTRLLENYLSEIASDRNLSVTKFVVFAELIPEQPRVTEDGMYRGIDIYLKAHPSLSDMERKKLCSVMNCQKLSLEACAHAAQNDRLPVQTIIQVLYYEQQRLREVMDMNSGLNHESSLHSGKLNHKSLGIHPVVRDETSSLQRENHDLKLELLNMKMKLNELEKSSGNKSLSKPVSPLVTSHTTSTDKPTLSQKYLFISSVSRKLGRLLPGTRGRNKPTKTRRHSIS from the exons ATGATTGAAATCCCCGATGTCCCGGGTGGGGCGGAGGCATTTGAACTTGCAGTAAAGTTCTGCTATGGTACGGGCTTTGAAATCACCTCCGAGAACATCGCCATGCTTAGATGTGCAGCAGAGTTTCTTGAAATGACAGAGGACTACGGCACAGGGAATTTGATCCAACGAACCGAGTCGTATTTAAATGAAGCCGAATTAAAGACTGTGTCTGGGGCTGTATCGATTTTACATTCATCGGAAAACCTTCTTCCCGTCGCTGAGGAAGTACGGTTGGTGAGCAGAAGCATCGACACCATATCGATCATTATGTGTCATGATAGCTCACAACGCGCTGCCGCTTGGTGGGGTGAGGATTTGGCCGTCCTACGAATCGATATGTTCCAAAGGGTTCTCATTGCGTTGATAGCAAGAGGATTTAATCAACACGATCTTGCTCAAATAGTTATGCTATATGCACAAAGATCTCTTAGAGGTTTG GAGATATTTGGAAAGGGTCGGAAGAAAATAGAACCAAGACAAGAACACGAGAAAAGGGTCGTGTTAGAAACAATAGTTAGCCTCTTACCAAGAGCGAAAAACTTGATCTCAGTCAGCTTTCTATCTATGCTTCTTCGAGCTTCGATATACTTAGAGACAACAGCTGCTTGTCAGCTTGATTTGGAGAGGAGAGTGGCCTCGCATCTTGCACAGGCCGCGCTAGATGATCTTTTGATCCCGTCTTATTCCTGCACCGGTGATACGCTGTTCGATGTTGAAGCCGTGCTAAGAATCACAAAAAATTTCTTTGAATGTGAAAGGGAGATGAATAAAATAGGGTATAATTTTAACGAGGCTGAAGATTATAATTCCCCTTCAGCAAGTGATATGGAGAGAGTGACACGATTATTGGAGAATTATCTATCGGAAATTGCTTCTGATCGTAATCTATCGGTTACTAAGTTTGTTGTTTTTGCAGAACTTATCCCTGAGCAGCCAAGAGTAACAGAAGATGGAATGTACAGAGGCATCGACATTTATTTGAAG GCTCATCCTTCTTTAAGTGATATGGAGAGAAAGAAACTTTGCAGTGTCATGAACTGTCAGAAGCTCTCTCTCGAGGCTTGTGCGCACGCAGCTCAGAACGATAGGCTACCGGTTCAAACTATCATTCAAGTACTTTACTACGAGCAGCAACGTTTAAGGGAAGTCATGGACATGAATAGTGGCCTTAATCATGAGTCCTCTCTTCATTCAGGGAAACTGAATCATAAGTCCCTCGGCATTCACCCTGTGGTGCGGGACGAGACCTCGTCTCTACAAAGGGAAAATCACGACTTGAAACTCGAGCTCCTGAACATGAAAATGAAGTTAAATGAATTGGAAAAATCTTCAGGCAATAAATCTTTATCAAAACCTGTTAGCCCCTTGGTGACCAGCCACACCACGTCCACCGATAAACCTACTTTGTCGcaaaaatatttgttcataAGCTCGGTTTCAAGGAAACTCGGTAGATTATTACCAGGTACCAGAGGTAGGAATAAACCGACTAAAACTAGGCGTCACTCGATATCGTGA